The Neoarius graeffei isolate fNeoGra1 chromosome 10, fNeoGra1.pri, whole genome shotgun sequence genome has a segment encoding these proteins:
- the LOC132892785 gene encoding DLA class II histocompatibility antigen, DR-1 beta chain-like, whose amino-acid sequence MSELLRILLLLLPAILHTANGNSLATESWCFWSSDGFSDMEYIRSYTFNKINYMEYNSTLGKYVGYTEIGIYNAEIWNNNTAELQARKAAVDRFCKHNAQIYSSAILSKAVEPQVEVTLVKKSDGTHPARLMCSAYSFYPPDIEVTWLRNGQKIEGDVTSTEEMADGDWYYQIHSHLEYMPESGEEISCVVQHASFQKPMVYKWGESDHHSQI is encoded by the exons ATGTCGGAGCTGCTGAGAATACTGCTCCTCTTACTGCCTGCCATCCTGCACACAGCAA ATGGAAATTCACTGGCAACGGAATCTTGGTGCTTCTGGAGCTCTGATGGTTTCAGTGACATGGAGTACATAAGGTCTTACACCTTCAATAAGATCAACTACATGGAGTATAACAGCACTCTGGGGAAGTATGTGGGATACACTGAAATAGGCATCTATAACGCAGAGATTTGGAACAATAACACTGCAGAGCTGCAAGCACGGAAAGCCGCTGTGGATCGTTTCTGTAAGCACAATGCTCAGATTTACTCCAGCGCCATCCTCAGTAAAGCAG TTGAGCCCCAGGTTGAGGTCACTTTGGTAAAGAAGTCAGATGGCACTCACCCAGCCAGGCTGATGTGCAGCGCTTACAGCTTTTACCCACCAGACATTGAGGTGACCTGGCTGAGAAACGGTCAAAAGATTGAGGGTGATGTGACGTCCACTGAGGAGATGGCTGATGGAGACTGGTACTATCAGATCCACTCACATCTGGAGTACATGCCTGAATCTGGAGAGGAGATCTCCTGTGTGGTGCAACACGCCAGCTTCCAAAAGCCCATGGTCTATAAGTGGGGTGAGTCTGATCATCACAGTCAGATCTAA
- the LOC132892781 gene encoding H-2 class II histocompatibility antigen, A-U alpha chain-like isoform X1, which produces MKLFLIFFTLMCVRDTESQFKHHETELLECSEKNKEFTHEDDGDELFYADFEKKKVVMMLPPFADSYYFPKQYEFAEANMPICQQNLKVFTEDFKGQPVPQDAPQSSVYPKENMELGSENMLICHFTRFFPPPVTVRWTKNSVDVTEQSTLSRYYLNKDKTYNQFSHLPFTPQEGDVYTCTVEHEALETPDTKTWEVDVELPSVGPSVFCGVGLAVGLLGVATGTFFLVKGNRCN; this is translated from the exons ATGAAATTATTTCTCATCTTTTTCACACTAATGTGTGTGAGGGACACTGAATCACAGT TTAAACATCATGAAACGGAACTACTGGAATGCTCAGAGAAGAATAAGGAGTTTACGCATGAGGATGATGGAGATGAGCTGTTTTATGCAGATTTTGAGAAGAAGAAAGTAGTGATGATGCTGCCTCCCTTCGCCGATTCATATTATTTCCCCAAACAATACGAGTTTGCCGAGGCTAACATGCCCATCTGCCAACAAAACTTAAAGGTGTTCACAGAGGACTTTAAAGGCCAGCCGGTGCCACAGG ATGCCCCACAAAGCTCCGTCTATCCCAAAGAAAATATGGAGCTGGGTTCAGAGAACATGCTCATCTGCCACTTCACACGATTTTTCCCTCCACCTGTTACTGTACGCTGGACCAAAAACAGTGTGGATGTGACGGAACAATCCACACTAAGCCGCTATTACCTGAATAAGGACAAAACCTACAACCAGTTCTCCCACCTGCCCTTCACTCCACAGGAAGGAGACGTTTACACCTGCACAGTGGAGCACGAGGCCCTGGAGACGCCCGACACCAAGACATGGG aggTGGATGTTGAGCTTCCCAGTGTGGGTCCCTCTGTGTTCTGTGGAGTGGGTCTGGCTGTCGGACTGCTCGGAGTCGCTACTGGAACTTTCTTCCTCGTCAAAGGAAACAGATGCAACTGA
- the LOC132892781 gene encoding H-2 class II histocompatibility antigen, A-K alpha chain-like isoform X2, producing MKLFLIFFTLMCVRDTESQYFEKKKVVMMLPPFADSYYFPKQYEFAEANMPICQQNLKVFTEDFKGQPVPQDAPQSSVYPKENMELGSENMLICHFTRFFPPPVTVRWTKNSVDVTEQSTLSRYYLNKDKTYNQFSHLPFTPQEGDVYTCTVEHEALETPDTKTWEVDVELPSVGPSVFCGVGLAVGLLGVATGTFFLVKGNRCN from the exons ATGAAATTATTTCTCATCTTTTTCACACTAATGTGTGTGAGGGACACTGAATCACAGT ATTTTGAGAAGAAGAAAGTAGTGATGATGCTGCCTCCCTTCGCCGATTCATATTATTTCCCCAAACAATACGAGTTTGCCGAGGCTAACATGCCCATCTGCCAACAAAACTTAAAGGTGTTCACAGAGGACTTTAAAGGCCAGCCGGTGCCACAGG ATGCCCCACAAAGCTCCGTCTATCCCAAAGAAAATATGGAGCTGGGTTCAGAGAACATGCTCATCTGCCACTTCACACGATTTTTCCCTCCACCTGTTACTGTACGCTGGACCAAAAACAGTGTGGATGTGACGGAACAATCCACACTAAGCCGCTATTACCTGAATAAGGACAAAACCTACAACCAGTTCTCCCACCTGCCCTTCACTCCACAGGAAGGAGACGTTTACACCTGCACAGTGGAGCACGAGGCCCTGGAGACGCCCGACACCAAGACATGGG aggTGGATGTTGAGCTTCCCAGTGTGGGTCCCTCTGTGTTCTGTGGAGTGGGTCTGGCTGTCGGACTGCTCGGAGTCGCTACTGGAACTTTCTTCCTCGTCAAAGGAAACAGATGCAACTGA